The DNA window TGATGTGCTAACTGCAAAAATATCTGATAATTTGCTGTCGAATGCGCACCTACAGCAATACCTCGGAGCGGACGTCAAACATCTCTGGCTCTGTCCCGAAGGCGAGTTTGGACGAGTGCCCTGGCCTGCTGTTGCACTGCTGCGTGGTCTAACAAGTCAGTCGATATCTCAAGTCGACAGTCCACGCGAATTTGTATTTCTGAGGCAGGAAAGAGCCGCCGTTGCTGCTGGTGACAAAAGCAGTTCGAATAAGATTTTGTTAGCTGGTCTCAGTAACTTTCACAAGGCTGGACTCAATAATCTTGATGGTGCACTCAAGGAAGTCGAAACGATAAAGCAATTAGCGGACAGCTTTGGTAGAGACGTGGACTACCTTCCGGAGGATGAAGCCACCAAGTACGCTGTCAAAATGAAATTAACCACTGCAGAGACGGCGCACATCGCCACCCATGGCTTCGCTCGGAGCACCGATGGCGGGGCGGGTGCGGTATCAGACTCTGCGACGCGAAGCGGAGCGTCACGTTTTACGATGGTGCGTGATGGCGGCGGTTTCAGGCTTGCATCCGGGCGTAACCCACTTAGCGAATGTGGTATCTATCTGGCTTATCCAAAGAAGAGAGAATTTTCTAGAGGTGATCAGGCACCAAATATTCTCACCGCTGATGAAATCATCGGTTTGGATCTAAGCAAGTGCCACACAGTGACGCTGTCTGCCTGCGAGACAGGACTGGGGAGAGCATTGAGCGGTCAAGGTGTCTTCGGACTGCGCTCTGCGATAATAAGCGCCGGCGCAAGATCAGTTTTGATGTCACTGTGGAGCGTACCAGACGATGCTACGCAAGAACTCATGAAACGATTCTATTCCAATCTCTGGAAAGAAGGCATGACCAAGCAAGATGCACTGTCTGATGCACAAAACTACATTCGACAGCAACCGAAATGGAGTGCTCCCAGCAATTGGGCTGCGTGGGTTCTGGTTGGGGAATGAGCATTAGCGCGCTGTGAATTGCGAGGCGCTGACAAATCTTTGCTTTGGAACGGTTCTTTTGGGTGCGTCAGTGAAATAGCTGGTCGTAAACTCTATCTACAACCTCATCTTCGCTTTCGACGACATCATCTGTTTTTGATAAAAGAAACCGACTGACAAAAATAAGAATACCGATCGCCAGGCTGCCCAGTCCCCACTGGGCGATTCGAATGGCATGTTCGGTTAGGACGTCTCGTAGGCAGGCACTTTGAGGGAAGTGCGGGTCGGTCCTGACTGAGAGCGTACCGTTGTTATCAATGGATGAGAATTTGAAGTGTTCGGCTGATTGGAGCGGTGTGTGAACCGGCTTGTTAGAGGCTATTTGTGGATATTTGCGAGTCATTCGGTTGTCGAAATCGTTATCTCTGGCGCAGTCTCCACTCTGACTGAAATTATCAATCGATGAGTAAAACCGCGGACCAGCGGGCGCTAACTTCTGCCGATTGAAATACGTTTTCCCTCTGAACTTGTAGGAGTAATCTAGAGATGCATCTTTGAAGAAGATCACATCTGGTTCAAGTGGAAAGCTGCGAAACACAGGCGCATTCACTGATATTAGGTTGCCTGGAACAACGGACCAGCCACTTGAGCTTTCAATTTGTCTGTACTCCATGTAAGCGTTTCCGCAAAGGTAGATGCCGACTACAATGAATGCTGGTGCGATGATTGGATTGAGGAGGTACTGAAAAAATGCATCATCCCATTCAGTCGGTCCCCTTCTGTAGGGGCTGTTATCGTAGATTTTAGTAGCCATTAAAGAGCTCCTCGATTATCACAATCATACCTGAGAAATTTAGCCAGGCAGTTTGAGTTGCGACGTGATGCGGGCGAGGTAACAGTGCCGAGCTCCTCTCCTGTGCCCGTGCATTCAGAACCAGTGCATCAGTTATGTGCTACAGGAATTATTAATACGGACTGGATTAAGCGCTATAATCGACGCGGTCACCGCGAGTTCCTCAAAATCCAAAATGATAACCAGACCAAAACCTGAAGAATATAATCCCTATTACGCTAAATACGTCGGCATGGTGCCAGATGATTCCCCGCTCTTGGTGCTAAACAGGTTGAAGGAATCGAGCTATAGATTGTTCAACGAGCTCAGCGATGACAAAGCTCACTTTGCCTATGCTGATGGCAAATGGACTGTGAAGGAAGTGTTGGGGCATATCATAGACGCAGAGCGTACCTTCGGGTATCGTTTGTTTTCCTTCTCGCGCGATTATGCGGAACTGCCTTCATTTGACCAGAATGTATACGTGAGTAATGGTAATTTCAACAGTCGCACTATACAAAATCTCGCTTCTGAGTTCAGGACAACACGCGAATCCAACATCTACCTTATAGAGTCTCTTACTGACGAACAACTGGATCGTAAAGGCGTTGCAAGCGGAAATGAAGTCACGGTGCGGGCTCTAATTTACATGCTTATCGGGCATGAGTTGCATCACTTGAGTGTATTGAACGAACGGTATTTTAGCTGAGCGCCTGTATGGTTTTTTCTCGCTGCAGAAGATCCGATCAAGTTCGCGCCTTCTACTTGGCTCCAAGACATCAGTCTCCGCGACAGACAATTTCGGATGCCGAGTCAAGAATATCTCTTGAAGACTCCAACCATCTAATTCTGCTCATTGTTTCAACCGATAGAGTAAACTGCTGA is part of the Candidatus Melainabacteria bacterium genome and encodes:
- a CDS encoding DinB family protein produces the protein MITRPKPEEYNPYYAKYVGMVPDDSPLLVLNRLKESSYRLFNELSDDKAHFAYADGKWTVKEVLGHIIDAERTFGYRLFSFSRDYAELPSFDQNVYVSNGNFNSRTIQNLASEFRTTRESNIYLIESLTDEQLDRKGVASGNEVTVRALIYMLIGHELHHLSVLNERYFS